From Neobacillus sp. PS2-9, the proteins below share one genomic window:
- a CDS encoding SDR family NAD(P)-dependent oxidoreductase, with protein sequence MKYTVITGASSGIGYETALAFAGRGKNLVIVARRTEELEKLKSEIAKVNAELEVVIKTVDLSHTKNAYTLYEELKEYKIETWINNAGFGNFASVGDQNLTKIETMLNLNIESLTILTSLYVRDYSTVEGTQVINVSSGGGYTIVGNAITYCASKFYVSAFTEGLAHELKEQGASMQAKVLAPAATETEFAKVSNDLEENVKFEGLLLKYHTAKEMAGFMLDLYDSEKVVGIVDGVTYEFQLKDPIYPYAVRMRN encoded by the coding sequence ATGAAATATACAGTTATTACAGGTGCAAGTTCCGGGATTGGATATGAAACAGCACTTGCATTTGCAGGTCGTGGAAAAAATTTAGTCATTGTGGCACGAAGAACAGAGGAGCTTGAAAAACTAAAATCAGAAATCGCGAAAGTAAATGCAGAACTTGAAGTGGTTATAAAAACAGTGGATTTATCTCATACGAAAAATGCGTATACCTTATATGAAGAGTTAAAGGAATACAAAATTGAAACGTGGATCAATAATGCAGGGTTTGGTAATTTCGCATCCGTTGGCGATCAAAATTTAACTAAAATTGAGACGATGCTTAATTTAAATATTGAATCTCTAACAATTTTAACTTCACTTTATGTGCGTGACTATTCAACCGTGGAAGGAACGCAAGTAATTAACGTTTCTTCAGGTGGAGGCTATACGATTGTTGGAAATGCCATCACTTATTGTGCTTCTAAATTCTATGTAAGTGCCTTTACGGAGGGACTTGCACATGAATTAAAAGAACAAGGTGCAAGCATGCAAGCAAAAGTATTAGCGCCTGCTGCAACTGAAACGGAATTTGCAAAAGTATCGAATGACCTAGAGGAAAATGTGAAATTCGAAGGACTTCTACTTAAATACCATACAGCGAAAGAAATGGCTGGATTTATGCTTGATCTTTATGATAGCGAAAAAGTAGTTGGCATTGTCGATGGTGTTACGTATGAATTTCAATTAAAGGATCCCATTTATCCTTATGCAGTGAGAATGAGAAACTAA
- a CDS encoding spore coat protein — protein MRIQNEQSNSEFRWSAPIRNTNDPSGDQTIQQSITASQREIQSLVVRNSHNINVVQTEAQALVVVQAALQAAIEAAIALLGSNNSDVTALQSISQRLSALQSESQSVTIDNSNAITVTQTELEITAVVQAAINLLAELSLRVG, from the coding sequence ATGCGTATTCAAAACGAACAAAGCAATAGCGAATTTAGGTGGTCCGCACCGATCAGAAACACAAATGATCCTAGTGGTGATCAAACAATTCAGCAATCAATCACTGCTTCACAAAGAGAAATCCAGTCATTAGTGGTCCGCAATTCCCATAACATTAATGTTGTCCAAACTGAAGCTCAGGCATTAGTTGTTGTTCAGGCCGCTTTACAGGCAGCCATCGAAGCAGCTATTGCATTGCTAGGTAGTAACAACAGCGATGTTACTGCACTTCAATCGATTTCACAACGTCTATCAGCGCTCCAATCAGAATCTCAATCAGTCACTATTGACAATTCTAACGCCATTACTGTGACTCAAACTGAGCTAGAAATTACTGCCGTTGTACAAGCTGCTATTAATTTATTAGCTGAATTATCTTTAAGAGTTGGTTAA
- a CDS encoding YkvA family protein has protein sequence MEQHHALTKLKNYARKLKQNLFLLYLSYKDSRVPCYAKLVAICVVAYAFSPIDLIPDFIPILGYLDDLIIVPLGISLALKLIPPFIIEENRAKAEEIRQKGKPKNWFVAVLFMLIWLFIAIWISKYFVDNKGR, from the coding sequence ATGGAGCAGCACCATGCACTAACAAAATTAAAAAACTACGCTAGAAAACTAAAACAGAATTTATTCCTACTATATTTATCATATAAAGATAGTAGAGTCCCCTGTTATGCTAAATTGGTGGCTATTTGTGTAGTTGCTTATGCTTTTAGTCCAATAGATCTAATCCCTGACTTCATTCCTATATTAGGCTATCTCGATGACCTTATTATCGTTCCACTGGGAATCTCACTAGCTTTAAAATTAATACCGCCTTTCATTATTGAAGAAAACAGAGCAAAAGCGGAAGAAATTAGACAAAAAGGAAAACCAAAAAATTGGTTTGTTGCCGTACTCTTTATGTTGATATGGCTATTCATTGCCATTTGGATTAGTAAGTATTTCGTTGATAATAAGGGCCGCTAA
- a CDS encoding pyridoxamine 5'-phosphate oxidase family protein — MSNMLKQEEMETLRELIKDVDTAMLTTVTEEGLVSRPMKTQEVEFDGDLWFFTKKETDKYEEILHDHDVNVAYAGKSYVSVRGRAEIVEDLGKKKELWSKAYEKIMQTSYDDPNVVLIKVNAEAAEYWDTGNFTKKIAFFYKRMTGQTSKSTDVNETVEMNK; from the coding sequence GTTGAAACAGGAAGAAATGGAAACATTAAGAGAGTTAATCAAAGACGTAGACACGGCCATGTTGACTACGGTCACTGAAGAAGGGCTTGTTTCTCGTCCTATGAAAACACAAGAAGTAGAGTTTGATGGTGACTTATGGTTTTTCACTAAAAAAGAGACTGATAAATATGAAGAAATTTTACATGATCATGATGTCAATGTGGCATATGCAGGTAAATCCTATGTTTCCGTCCGTGGAAGAGCGGAAATCGTTGAGGATTTAGGTAAAAAAAAGGAATTGTGGAGCAAAGCATATGAGAAAATTATGCAAACGTCTTATGATGATCCTAACGTGGTCTTGATAAAGGTAAATGCGGAAGCAGCCGAATATTGGGATACCGGTAATTTTACGAAGAAAATCGCCTTTTTCTACAAACGCATGACAGGGCAAACTTCTAAATCCACTGATGTTAATGAAACGGTTGAAATGAATAAATAA